A stretch of DNA from Thalassospiraceae bacterium LMO-SO8:
CGGCCTTACGCCCACAAGCTGGAGGCGGCGGACGAATACCCCCGCGAGATCGCCGACAAGCTGGCCGAACTTGGCCTGATGGGGGCGACCATCGGCGAGGAATACGGCGGCCTGGGCCTGTCGGCTTCGACCTATTCCAAGATCGTCGAGAAGGTGGCGTCGTGCTGGATGTCCGTGTCGGGCATCTTCAATTCGCACCTGATCGCCGCGGCGGCGGTCGAACGTTTCGGCACCGAGGACCAGAAGCGTTACTGGCTACCCAAGATGGCGTCGGGCGAAATGCGGGGCGGCATCGCGCTGACCGAGCCCGACTGCGGCACGGACCTTCAGGCCGTGCGCACGACGGCGAAGAAGGACGGCAATGAATACGTCCTCAACGGCAACAAGATGTGGATCACCAACTGCGTCGAAGGGAACTTCCTGGCCGTTCTCGCCAAGACCGACCCCGAGACCGAGCCCAGGCACAAGGGCATGAGCCTGATCCTGGTCGAGAAGGACGCGGGCTATAAAACCTCCAAGCTGCACAAACTCGGCTACAAGGGCATCGACACGGGCGAGGTCGTGTTCGACAACACCCGCGTGCCGCTGACCAACCTGATCGGCCCGGACGAGGGCCGGGGCTTGCAGCAG
This window harbors:
- a CDS encoding acyl-CoA dehydrogenase family protein — its product is MAPDAATPQDLSEEERLILDSVDKFIEQDVRPYAHKLEAADEYPREIADKLAELGLMGATIGEEYGGLGLSASTYSKIVEKVASCWMSVSGIFNSHLIAAAAVERFGTEDQKRYWLPKMASGEMRGGIALTEPDCGTDLQAVRTTAKKDGNEYVLNGNKMWITNCVEGNFLAVLAKTDPETEPRHKGMSLILVEKDAGYKTSKLHKLGYKGIDTGEVVFDNTRVPLTNLIGPDEGRGLQQILGGLELGRINVAARGVGVARAALNDAVAYALDRKTFGKPIAEHQSIQIKLADMATRVEAARLLVDSAARAYDKGQRCDMEAGMAKLFATEAALENAIEAMRIHGAYGYSKEYNVERYFRDAPLLCIGEGTNELQRIIIARQLTERAQG